One Styela clava chromosome 4, kaStyClav1.hap1.2, whole genome shotgun sequence genomic window, AGCCAATGTATCGCGCTACACCCGTAAATACGTGGTAGCAATCTGCTGAATGTTTTGATAGTGATGTGTATGGCAACTATTTGCACAATGGCTGCATTGAGAGATATCGCTCGgaagaatatatattgttgaacaTTAACTATTTGGACTCAGACTGAATATGTCAGCAGATATATATTCATTCTAGTAACCAGATATCTCGAGCAACATTTGCGTTGGTCGAAATAAATTcatatcaaaattttcagtttttcatgttttcataattttgattCTATTTGGGCTGAATGTGGGGTTTCAATGCTATATTGGAAAAGACTAAATCATATCATAAATAAGGCAAAGATAGACAGTCTGCAATTcacatataaataaaaagtttaagGTTTAGTGTTAAAATTTAGtctttaaatattaaatacgCCGGCCTCAATTGACCAAGAGATTATAGCCTCGTGTAGCAGTTAGCagaatttgttttattggatagttttgtaaatatattaataGAGATTTTCAGCATATTAACTTGAAATGAGCAATATTGTATATATGACGTATGACTGACTGACTGTTGAAACCGAACACAGAGgtcaatattacaaaaaagtaTTTAGAAACTTCAATTTGTCTAAGTCAAAGAGAAACTACTTCAAAGCGCTTCATTTCCAAATTCACTATGATTTTCTGACAATAGTAGTGCCAGTTCAATTTGAAATATCCACAATTACCAGCAGCATTTCAACATATATTGATAGTATTTGGTTATTTCTTTAATTATTGAAGCAAAAACAGGCTGTGCAcctattttcaaaatgaaagcACCAAATGCAAACAAATTCCATTCGATACATGTTTTATAGCGTTTCGAATATAAATTATTCAGACTTGTTTTAAATAAAGTTCAACAGCGACTAGAAAGTATcttaaattcatttcaacttACATAACTTATGTAAAATGCGTCGCATACGTATTCTAGATAGTGTTTCAGCCAAATCGACCGCCTATTTTGGTGGAATAAATTGGgaagaaattttcaaatcagaaaACTGCGTACTCCTTCCTACCATCTAGGCTAGTTAATTATCAGGTGATCTTACTTAATTTTCTCCATTTTTGCTCCAGAAATTAATGTGAGTTTGAAGTTGCAACAGTAATTCATTACACATTCTATATTAGCTCATAGTTCTTCGTAGTTTTCAATGGACGCGCCAGACAGTAGCGCAATAACTAACGACAAAGTTACGAATGCAAACCGACCAAGTCATGGAGATCTGCTTTTAACTTCCCTACGTGATCTGAGAGATCAGGACATTGTTCAAGATTTTACAATTCACGTTGGCGAAGTTTCCTTTCGAGCACACCGCGCCGTGCTTGCTGGTTGCTCTGATTACTTCCGCGCTATGTTCTCACACAACACGAAAGAAAATGGAGAAGGATCTGTTGAAATGAAAGAGGTGGACGCATTTGCTGTCGGAAAATGCATTGATTATATGTACACGGGAAAATCAGATGTAACAGTCGAAACAGCTGCGGAAATATTACACGTAGCCAGTGTGATGCAAATTGATGAACtcacaaaaatttgttttgaccgCATCGAAGAAAACTTGTGTCCAGATACATGTCTTGCCGCTGCAGAATTGTTGAAATTGTTCCAATGTAACGATTTAGaaacaaaagttgaaaattacATCAAGCAACATTTTGATGCTGTCATGTTGTCTGAAAAATTTTGTATCCTTTCGGCAGAAGAAACTTTAGATGTCATTTTCAAGTATGCAAAAAATGATGATATGATATGGAAGGCTGGAAaaatttggataaattatgaTCTTCATGAAAGAAACTGCCACATCGACGACTTTTTAAAATTAGTTTCTTTAGAAAACTATCTTTCTCCAACTCTGCTTCAAAACATATACAAAGACCCAATGATACGGGACTGTCCAAAGCGTTCAGAATTTTTTTGTCGgcgactgttttcaagcataGATGACCTGATGCAAAACCTACGCGTCGAAAATTGCctttttgtgaaaataatttCGAACAATTACAAGTACATAGCAAAGGAAGCTTCGAATTTCGTCAACCAATTTTTAGTCGATCATTTCGAACAAATTGTTACTAGAGATGAATTTGTTGATCTTGCTGAGAAAGACGCTTTGATGGTTTTTCTTGCAGAAGATACAGAATATTTAGCTCCTGAAAAATTGAGATGGAACGCGGTACTTAAATGGATTAAGCATGATGAAACACGAACATCAAATTTTCCAACTTTATTGAGGACAATAAAGTTTTCCGAGCTATCGCATGAATTCATCGAAAGTACTATCAGAAAGGAAGTTCTGATGGAAAATAATTTAGAATGCATTTCGATATTGATGGACGGTGTGCTCGACTCTAAAGGTAAAGATCGTGAGCTAGATAACGCCATAGCAGTGATGGTAAAGGATGGAACTATCAATGGTTATCGATATGCCGAGAGAAAGTTATTCAGCATTCCAACACTTCCAAATTCTTCAGTCTGGAAAATATTTGCGATAAACAAAAAGTTATGTGTTCTGGCCAACAAATCAATGTATTACTTAAGTAAGAGCAACAACAGGGTGAAGAAAACagatttaaaaatgtttgatcCAAAATCACAATTGACCGTACTTGAAGACAAAGTTTTCTTTGTTGGTCAATCAAGAATGCAATGTTACGACATGGTTGAAAATGCTTGGAAAACTGATCTACCGGGATGCTGTTTTACAGATAAATTCTTCGTAACTAGTCTAAATGGAAGGGTATATGCTTTCGGAGAAGGgattctgaaaatttatgatTTGGGAAATAATCAATGGCAGCAATTAGAAGCAGAACAAATTAAACACGGTTCATCAGCGACTTCATATCgacaaaaaatatacattttgtgTCCGCAGCTCCAACAACTATTAGTTTTCATCCCTGAAAATATCGAGGCACAATGGGAAACACTCGCTTGCCCACTGCGTTACATGCCAGTGGACGCTACTATTTCTGTTGGGGATAATAAATTGATTGTTTCTTACGAGATGTCCAACAAGCAAATTGCACTATATGGCTatgattttacatttaatcaatGGATTCCCATTACTGGATCCAATGGATCGATTCAACCCGCATTAAGTTTCGGGTCTCGTCAAAATAAAACCGGGGGCTTGTTTGGATTTAGTTCGAGCCTTCAAGGTCTCATACCAGCCAAAGTCAATCCCGAGGCCTCTAACTCAAATAAAAAGACTGAAATATTCCAACCGTTTTCTTCATGTTCGTTTAGAATGGCTCAATAACGTACCCAGGATGACCATGAATGAAAGTTGTGCTATTTATCTGGCGTCATACTTATATCTCCTTGTTTATTGAACATAACCTGTAACAGCGTTACGGTGATTAACGATAAAGGGCGGTTGGCCGATTGTATCTTTAGTCTCGAAATCTCCTCAAATTTGTAAACAAGAAATGGCGAGGTGTATGCAATGCAGCATGAAGACTCTCTTTCTCTTCACATTAGGAAACAAAATGGAGTCTGGAGACTGGAAGGAGAACAACTCAGCGAGCAATTAAAATGACCCCCTTCAACAGATCACAACATTGATTGGCAAAAAAGCAGGATTTAGAAAAAGTAGCGTACTACAAGATAATTTTCTTTAATATATCCGCCGTCTTTACCATATCATGCCCTTCTTGTATAAACACATCCGGAATCCGGAATTATGAGAGGCAAATgctctttaaaaaaaattatgaataaattttaatatatgttATAAATTTTACCAATGTATCAGCTATGAAATTATTTACATGAATATCgttttataaaaaatcaaaatgtgtTTTGAAATGTTCCTGATTCGGTAATACACAGTTCCGTCCGATTTGAATATAATATCAGCATTTCTCTGATtatgcaaatttgaaatttgataatCCTATTAATACTTGTATAACTTGACTTATATACATTTATGATTTATTATTCAATGATATATTCAGTAAATATGATAATAATGGAGTTTATATTTATTGAGTGGCACATCAGTAGAGCTTGAAGCATTCAGGTGAAACTTATTCTTACTCTATTGTTGCAACCATACAAAAACACTATGGAAGTCAGGTCATGGACAATTCGAGCCTTTTATCAAGTCAGAGTCATCAAATTTCAAATGTTGAGTCAAGTCATTCAAGTAGAATGGCaagatagtttattttattatcgtcTTTTGGAAAAGCATTTAGCACATAAACAGATCAGGATATTCAAAAAAAGTCCAAGCGTTCTGTCACCAACGCTTAATCATAATATCTTCCTATCGAGTGAATCTGCCAACCAGTTGTAAATCAtattagaaaaatacaaaatgataaCCTTAATTTTGTGCGTTTAATAGTGAATGAACTAACAaaaagaatattgaatatttcaaaacacaTGAAATTTATGAGGATATTTTGCCTTTTCTACTGAGATTGAATCCACAAAATTTGTGCTAAAATATTCGTAGCTTTATAAAAGCTTTGACAGGTATTGCTTCGATAATTTAGTTGTGAATGATGTATCAGTTTAGTTTAGACGGATATTGTTAATACATGGTCATGAGTACTTGAAAGAGTGCCGTCGCAAGCGAGTGCTGACACGCTCACGCTCTTTCAATCAAAAGCTTACTGAAAGGATAATAGCCACCACTATGGCGCtcagtattttatatataagaTCCATGTGCCACTACAAAACCCTTCATTGCCAAAAATCGTTTTCTTTGATCCGTAGAACGGCAGAGATGAAATATATCTAATATTCAGCATTTGCATAAATATCTAAGTGTCATTAATATGAGGCACTGTCGAAAGATGACGTACAGAAGAATGACGTGTAACTGTGACGTGATGTGCACTGTACAAGTTTTACCGCTTGCTTATCAAATATACAAAGAAAATTTGCTTTATTTGGCGATCGGCCCTTAATTAGGTGTTTGACAAGTATGACGTTGATTGCCAGGCGGTGTCTTGGCCGAGAAATCATCACACTTTAGATTTCGATCCGTTGAAAAAGCGCTTTGTTAAATCGcgctggaatttttttttatgaggaAGACCTCCGATACTGTAAATTTGTAAAAGTTTTGACATTGTTCGTTTCGCTATCTTGTTTTCGCGTGACCTAACGCTGAATATTTCGTCAGACATTCAAGATCGCCAGGGGGAAACCCCTAAAATGAAATTCGCGTTTTAGAACTGACGAAAAAGAAAGCAgtaaaatatatcaacaatTTAAAGTTACTTATCAAGCGTGGAACCCATCAAAACTAGATCTGCTTTGAGATaggttaaataaatataaaataaagctTGGCGTGAaatggaaaaagaaaaaaaacatcaatgaatAAGTTTAAATACTACTGACTGCAAAATGCATTCAACTTTGCGTTTTTCGTAATAGTGTACGTGTCTATTTTCAACACTACTTGTCTATTTTCAACAATACACAAGCTTTTTTGAAGTCTCGCTTCTAAACGCTGCTATCGTTGAGCTTGTGAATAACGCTATTTGGGAAACGAATAACTAAGCGGCGTTGCTACATTCGGTATTGCATCTGGAGATATCTTTATAAAAACAATGATTCAGACGAAACCGCTTGTTCAAGTAATATCATACGCCGCCGATGTCGTTATATTAGGGCAGTGGTCCTAAACTGTGGGTCCCGACCCCGAGTGAGGTCGCgtgaagattttccggggtcgcctTATTTCTTATAACATGCACACACAAGTGACTAGGATTTAAAAGTTGGAAAGTGAAATTTGTGCTGGTCGGCGTGTACCGAAAAATGACAAAAGGTCACTATTTTCAGCAATAACTCGACCATATATTGTCCAAACGACGCCAATATTTATGTGGAAGGCTACTTAAACTCTCCAGCTGGTCGGCAGATACCGGTATTAGTAAATGTAATTGATTGACAGTGTTACCAGCGCCAATAATATTTCCATTTAATCGATTCTTGATCATGTTACATTCGAATGAGTAATTGACCTTAGTCCTTATCTTTCATTCATGAGTAACTGGAAGCTGAACCAGTGTTCCACCCGTTGCTACGCGAACTGGATTTTTTTCCAGGCTGCGAGAAATTATGTTGGTTTGTTATTTTGTACAAGTTTTACCGCTTGAATATCAAATATACAAAGCAAATTTGCTTTATTTGGCGATCGGCCCTTAGTTAGTGTTTGACAAGTATGGCGTTGATTGCCAGGCGGTGTCTTGGCTGAGAAATCATCACACTTTAGATTTCGATCAGTTAAAAAAGCGCTTTGGTAATAAATCGCGCACGTGTCTAAAATCGACCAGTAGGCTACGTGTTTTTGTCCACATCGCCCCATTGCAATATTAGGTATTTAGACGtttcatacataatttcgaagCGTTTCGAGCAGTGAAACACAAGACCATTTAAATGATGTAATTAATTGATTTTCGAAGTTGTTGAACGTTTTTAGTTGCGGGGTCGCGAATATCTGtaggctttgattttatgaaaattggggtcgcgtaaaaaaagtttgagaaccactggtctaaacaACGCTTTTCGATCCATGCATAGCCGGTGCGGCATTATTGCACACTCCACATAATTTCATCCAGCTTATGTTCCCTTCAAAAATGTGCTCTATTTTAGACTTAACGTTATTTTCCTTTGTGGTGATCTTCAATTCCCAAACAGCAATTCTCTTTAAACTCTTTCCTCTATGACGTAAAGAATGAAAGCATTAAACTGAGATGCTGAAGAAATATCTCTGGATTCATCAAGCTGAAAAGCGTTCAATCCGGATAATGACTTCGCTTCAAAGTCAGTGACCACTTGCTCTTTAATATTACTCTTCATATCAGCGATTATTTTCTGAAATGTGTTGCCTGACAAAGGGATTGCCTCTATCCTTTTTTCACCTAGTTCGTTTAACACAATCCTGACCACGGCCCGGGCACTTGGCTTGGCAATAATCTAACTAATGTTGTGGACagggatgccacttttggatttacgaatcggatcgattcgaatcgcatctttttcgaatcgattcgaatcagatttacgcgattcggaaaaagagagcgatttaccgaaaaaaataaacattgaacgtttgttaacaTTGTTTTCGGCGGCGTTAAATCTGctgaatgcgtttatgcggcactccaaataacaccaaattacggaaccgaaaaaaaaacattgaacgtttgttaatcgttgtttttcGGCGGCGTTAAATCTGCTGAATGCGATTATGCGGCActtcaaataacaccaaattacgggacgaaaataaatgtaaatgaatttttcgtgattgacgttttttacttatctgccgtcatttgtttTAAGTTTAgcacaacacactcttttacgcattactcgagatgatgtgtggcgtaatattccccaaactgcgagttcagttttccactgAATGGCCTAAGTTCCTATTATGCGCGAATTTTaatggatcgtatacccgaAAATCTCgtgataattttgatgaaaattttcaacagcacacctgcgctgcgactaagttatggtaCGCCCAGGCATGATGGAATAAAGAATTGGCCAACGACGTCTAGATAATATTCAATTtcgattgaaatttaatttaaactttgttctgagtgaaataattcgcgtacatttgaagagaactattactgaatgagttcatcggtcggcaatgttaattgacaatcatgtttctcatgctaaaataaatattttttttgcgtttttcaggcttccactcgagtggcggtaaacgaaatcagGGGGACATCATGTAATAGTACATATACGTTTTTTTCATCTGTTACataaaaaagtagtatttacttttaattttgttagcgcgatacaagcgggTATAAATCGTTTCGGATTATTTTCAGCAAATGACAcaacggacaggtgggagtagataatacttgaggaatggtaacttgtgcactgttttacatcaacacgtgTCAGATTTTATACCAGACCAAGCATACCgtgcgaatgtcgtcttactttagccccagcgaccatgtttgatcgagatacggcgtcgaccaattatcgctcgtcagcgcGGCGTCCATTATGTACATTTGGgctttctgaattacgaaattaaacgtagtccacgATAATTATAAATCCCGAGTTTGCCAATAACTCTGTTAGCCACTAATATTTTTGTctctaatatttatggaaatttttgttcgcaatcgtagtcggtTGAACAattgtttttctcgaaattaatttaatttaatcgtggttaattttatcgtttCCAAGCAGATTCTTGcaagcatttcccatttatagtaaaTCAGATttaattagaatgtttttgtcgtattactctatgctgctagcataaatataaaacattttactaaaattttgaagataaaaaatcTGTAATAAGGCCGctttaattcaatataacaggaagtgaaataccacagtcacatatactggtgtgggacAAGGGAAAGCAGTGCTCTTACTGTGTTCAtgacataacagtacaactgttccctgcttattttgccatatgaatttcatcaaattgcCCCAATCCTGATACAAGAAGTACTGCATGTGTAAAGCTACACAATAATAACCCggtattgtaagactcacagataagttgcaacagcaagttttccatcaatgcatttattggtGATATATATGACACCTAgatcttttttatcatgatggaaataagtgtggcttattcactgaaaaacctTATCATCCTCGCTGTCTACTAGCAtattccattttcaagtttttctttttcagatttgagcttttttgtgactttgagcaaataatatacgcatgcaataaaaaaaagcttaattaatggaatcagattcggaaagattcgattcgaaaatttttgattcgagattcgatttggaaaaaaatgtatccagaagtggcaaccctagtTGTGGATTTCAAAAGATACTTCAATCAATTTCCTATCACTGTACTGAAACTCTCCAGTGTTGTCAAGACGTTGACGCAAACCTACTTCCAGTCTTTGAAAGTATTCGATATCTTTGCTCTTTAGACCTGACTGATTCTTTTTCGAATGATTTCGTTATTAGAATGGTGTTAGGGATTCATTACTCAAAACACGTTTGCAAATGACGTCACGATAATTGAATGAGGTGAACCCATACTTTATGTCAAGTGTGTGCAATTTGCGGCCCGCGGGCTTAATGCGGCCAACAAGGAAAAAATTGAGCGACCCGCAAAGAAGTGCCGATTATGAATGATGTGCTGTCCGTAAAAAGAGATTTTAATTTGGTATGTGCGAGttattccaatccctttgcg contains:
- the LOC144421935 gene encoding uncharacterized protein LOC144421935, encoding MDAPDSSAITNDKVTNANRPSHGDLLLTSLRDLRDQDIVQDFTIHVGEVSFRAHRAVLAGCSDYFRAMFSHNTKENGEGSVEMKEVDAFAVGKCIDYMYTGKSDVTVETAAEILHVASVMQIDELTKICFDRIEENLCPDTCLAAAELLKLFQCNDLETKVENYIKQHFDAVMLSEKFCILSAEETLDVIFKYAKNDDMIWKAGKIWINYDLHERNCHIDDFLKLVSLENYLSPTLLQNIYKDPMIRDCPKRSEFFCRRLFSSIDDLMQNLRVENCLFVKIISNNYKYIAKEASNFVNQFLVDHFEQIVTRDEFVDLAEKDALMVFLAEDTEYLAPEKLRWNAVLKWIKHDETRTSNFPTLLRTIKFSELSHEFIESTIRKEVLMENNLECISILMDGVLDSKGKDRELDNAIAVMVKDGTINGYRYAERKLFSIPTLPNSSVWKIFAINKKLCVLANKSMYYLSKSNNRVKKTDLKMFDPKSQLTVLEDKVFFVGQSRMQCYDMVENAWKTDLPGCCFTDKFFVTSLNGRVYAFGEGILKIYDLGNNQWQQLEAEQIKHGSSATSYRQKIYILCPQLQQLLVFIPENIEAQWETLACPLRYMPVDATISVGDNKLIVSYEMSNKQIALYGYDFTFNQWIPITGSNGSIQPALSFGSRQNKTGGLFGFSSSLQGLIPAKVNPEASNSNKKTEIFQPFSSCSFRMAQ